Proteins encoded together in one Streptomyces umbrinus window:
- the rimP gene encoding ribosome maturation factor RimP, producing the protein MSTTQSERLRELLEPLVSSQGLDLEEIEVDSVGRKRVLRVVVDSDEGADLDAIADVSRALSAKLDETDAMGQGEYTLEVGTPGAERELKEHRHYVRATDRLVRFQLTSGDELVARILTVDEDGIDLEVPGVKGRKATARRIAFEDIDKARVQVEFNRKSNENDADMKEEEEA; encoded by the coding sequence ATGAGCACCACCCAGAGCGAGAGGCTTCGAGAGCTCCTGGAACCGCTCGTCAGCTCGCAGGGACTCGATCTCGAGGAGATCGAGGTGGACTCGGTAGGACGCAAGCGTGTGCTGCGCGTCGTGGTCGACTCCGACGAAGGGGCCGATCTGGACGCGATCGCCGATGTGAGCCGCGCGCTCTCGGCGAAGCTGGACGAGACCGACGCGATGGGCCAGGGCGAGTACACCCTCGAAGTGGGAACCCCCGGTGCCGAGCGCGAGCTCAAGGAACACCGTCACTACGTACGCGCCACGGACCGCCTGGTGAGATTCCAGCTGACGAGCGGCGACGAACTGGTCGCCCGGATCCTGACGGTGGACGAGGACGGGATCGACCTGGAGGTGCCCGGCGTCAAGGGACGCAAGGCCACCGCCCGCAGGATCGCCTTCGAGGACATCGACAAGGCGCGCGTGCAGGTCGAGTTCAACCGCAAGAGCAACGAGAACGACGCAGACATGAAGGAAGAGGAGGAGGCGTAG